A single region of the Pseudomonas sp. GGS8 genome encodes:
- the epsC gene encoding serine O-acetyltransferase EpsC — protein sequence MSERSSHWQLQTIVSQLRTARDQWRAQNGRASGEQGGRELPSRAAMADILEALCGALFPMRLGPVDLREESEDFYVGHTLDVALNALLAQARLELRYAARHSAQADTEVEAKTIQIIQDFALALPGLRSLLDTDVLAAYHGDPAARSVDEVLLCYPGILAVIHHRLAHHLYRAGLPLLARISAEIAHSATGIDIHPGAQIGRSFFIDHGTGVVIGETAIIGERVRIYQAVTLGAKRFPADEDGQLQKGHPRHPIVEDDVVIYAGATILGRITIGKGSTIGGNVWLTRSVPAGCNLTQANLQHDDGTQK from the coding sequence GTGAGCGAGCGTTCCAGCCATTGGCAATTGCAGACCATCGTCAGCCAACTGCGTACGGCGCGCGACCAGTGGCGCGCACAAAACGGTCGCGCCAGCGGCGAGCAGGGCGGTCGCGAGTTGCCGTCCCGAGCGGCCATGGCGGACATTCTTGAAGCCTTGTGCGGTGCGCTGTTCCCGATGCGTTTGGGCCCGGTGGATTTGCGCGAGGAAAGTGAAGACTTCTACGTTGGCCACACGCTCGACGTGGCGCTGAACGCGTTGCTCGCTCAGGCGCGGCTCGAACTGCGTTATGCCGCGCGCCACAGTGCCCAGGCCGACACTGAAGTCGAGGCCAAAACCATTCAGATCATTCAGGACTTTGCCCTCGCTTTGCCGGGATTGCGCAGTCTGTTGGACACCGATGTGCTGGCGGCCTATCACGGCGACCCGGCGGCTCGCAGTGTCGATGAAGTGCTGCTGTGCTATCCGGGGATTCTGGCGGTGATTCACCATCGCCTGGCCCACCATTTGTATCGCGCCGGGTTGCCGTTGCTGGCGCGGATCAGCGCGGAAATCGCCCACTCGGCCACCGGTATCGACATCCATCCTGGCGCGCAGATCGGTCGCAGTTTCTTCATCGACCACGGCACGGGTGTGGTGATCGGCGAGACCGCGATCATTGGCGAGCGTGTGCGGATTTATCAGGCCGTGACGTTGGGCGCCAAGCGCTTCCCGGCGGACGAGGACGGTCAGTTGCAGAAGGGCCATCCGCGGCATCCAATCGTCGAGGACGACGTGGTGATTTATGCGGGTGCGACGATTCTGGGGCGGATCACCATCGGCAAGGGCTCGACGATTGGTGGCAACGTCTGGCTGACCCGCAGCGTGCCAGCGGGGTGCAATCTGACCCAGGCGAATCTGCAACATGATGATGGGACGCAGAAGTAA
- a CDS encoding D-cysteine desulfhydrase produces MIKQQLARFNRLDLLGHATPLEKLERLSTWLGRDVYVKRDDLTPLALGGNKLRKLEYLAADALAQGADTLITAGAIQSNHVRQTAAVAAKLGLGCIALLENPLGTDDSNYIGNGNRLLLDLFDAKVELVENLDNADEQLEALAARLRSNGKKPYLVPIGGSNAVGALGYVRAGLELAEQIKDTGLQFAAVVLASGSAGTHSGLALALSEVLPELPVIGVTVSRSDEAQRPKVQGLAERTAELLGVSLPASFKVELWDEYFGPRYGEPNAGTLSAVKLLASQEGLLLDPVYTGKAMAGLLDGIGRQRFDEGPIIFLHTGGAPALFAYTSVF; encoded by the coding sequence ATGATCAAACAACAGCTTGCCCGTTTTAACCGCCTCGACCTGCTCGGTCACGCTACCCCTCTGGAAAAACTCGAACGCCTGTCGACCTGGCTGGGCCGCGATGTGTACGTCAAACGCGATGACCTGACGCCATTGGCACTGGGCGGCAACAAGCTGCGCAAGCTCGAATACCTCGCCGCCGATGCCCTGGCCCAGGGCGCCGATACCTTGATCACCGCTGGCGCGATCCAGTCCAACCACGTACGCCAGACCGCCGCCGTTGCGGCCAAGCTTGGCTTGGGCTGCATAGCGCTGCTGGAGAACCCGCTCGGCACTGACGATAGCAACTACATTGGCAATGGCAATCGGCTGTTGCTGGACCTGTTCGATGCCAAGGTCGAGTTGGTGGAAAATCTCGACAATGCCGATGAACAATTGGAAGCGCTGGCCGCACGTCTGCGCAGCAACGGCAAGAAGCCTTATCTGGTGCCGATTGGTGGCTCCAATGCAGTGGGCGCTTTGGGTTATGTCCGTGCGGGTCTGGAACTGGCCGAGCAGATCAAGGACACCGGGCTGCAATTTGCCGCGGTGGTCCTGGCTTCCGGCAGTGCCGGCACCCATAGCGGCCTGGCGCTGGCATTGAGCGAAGTGCTGCCGGAATTGCCAGTGATCGGCGTGACCGTTTCCCGTAGCGATGAAGCGCAACGACCGAAAGTCCAGGGTCTCGCCGAGCGCACTGCCGAACTGTTGGGCGTGAGTTTGCCGGCGAGTTTCAAAGTCGAACTGTGGGACGAATATTTCGGCCCGCGTTATGGCGAGCCGAATGCCGGGACGCTGTCGGCGGTGAAGCTGTTGGCGAGTCAGGAAGGGTTGTTGCTGGACCCGGTGTATACCGGCAAGGCCATGGCCGGTTTACTCGACGGCATCGGGCGTCAGCGCTTCGATGAAGGCCCGATCATCTTCCTGCACACCGGTGGGGCGCCGGCGTTGTTTGCCTATACCTCCGTATTTTAG
- the tcyJ gene encoding cystine ABC transporter substrate-binding protein, protein MNFSALRRNLLVGSLGLALSAGLLGQAVAGEQLQKIKDAGVINVGLEGTYPPFSFVDEAGKLSGFEVEFSEALAKELGVKVKLQPTKWEGILAALESKRLDAVINQVTITEERKKKYDFSTPYTVSGIQALTLTKNKDTIKTAADLAGKKVGVGLGTNYEQWVKENVPKADVRTYDDDPSKFQDLRVGRIDAILIDRLAALEYARKAKDTAAAGEAFSRQEAGIALRKGEPELLAAVNKAIDKLRADGTLTKLSEKYFSADVTK, encoded by the coding sequence ATGAATTTTTCCGCATTACGTCGAAATCTGCTGGTGGGTTCGCTGGGCCTGGCGCTGAGCGCCGGTCTGCTCGGGCAGGCAGTGGCCGGTGAGCAGCTGCAAAAAATCAAGGACGCAGGCGTGATCAACGTCGGTCTGGAAGGCACTTATCCACCGTTCAGCTTCGTCGACGAGGCCGGCAAACTGAGCGGCTTCGAAGTCGAGTTCTCCGAAGCCTTGGCCAAAGAGTTGGGCGTGAAGGTCAAACTGCAGCCGACCAAATGGGAAGGCATCCTCGCAGCCCTGGAATCCAAGCGTCTGGACGCGGTGATCAACCAGGTGACCATCACCGAAGAGCGCAAGAAGAAGTACGACTTCTCCACACCTTACACCGTTTCCGGGATTCAGGCGCTGACCCTGACCAAAAACAAAGACACCATCAAGACCGCCGCCGATCTGGCCGGCAAGAAAGTCGGCGTAGGTCTGGGCACCAACTACGAGCAGTGGGTGAAAGAGAATGTGCCTAAGGCTGACGTGCGCACCTACGATGATGACCCGAGCAAGTTCCAGGATCTGCGCGTCGGCCGCATCGACGCCATTCTGATCGACCGCCTCGCCGCGCTGGAATACGCCAGGAAGGCTAAGGACACTGCCGCCGCCGGCGAAGCGTTCTCCCGCCAGGAAGCCGGTATTGCCCTGCGCAAAGGCGAGCCTGAGCTGCTGGCCGCGGTGAACAAAGCCATCGACAAGCTGCGTGCCGACGGTACGCTGACCAAGCTTTCGGAAAAATACTTCAGCGCTGACGTCACTAAATAA
- the tcyL gene encoding cystine ABC transporter permease, with the protein MEAAFQLVLESMPFLLKGVYFTVILSLGSMFFGLLLGFGLALMRLSRLKLVSWLARIYVSFFRGTPLLVQLFMIYFGLPQLGLELDPIPAALIGLSLNMAAYACEILRSAISSIERGQWEAAASIGMTRAQTLRRAILPQAMRTALPPLGNSFISLVKDTALAATIQVPELFRQAQLITARTFEIFTMYLAAAVIYWILATVLSHFQNQLEARVNRHDQES; encoded by the coding sequence ATGGAAGCGGCTTTCCAACTTGTACTGGAGTCCATGCCCTTCCTGCTGAAGGGCGTGTACTTTACGGTCATCCTCAGCCTGGGCAGCATGTTCTTCGGCTTGCTGCTGGGCTTCGGCCTGGCGTTGATGCGCCTGTCACGCCTCAAACTGGTGAGCTGGCTGGCCCGCATCTACGTGTCGTTCTTTCGTGGCACGCCGTTGTTGGTGCAACTGTTCATGATCTATTTCGGCTTGCCGCAATTGGGTCTCGAACTGGATCCGATACCGGCAGCCCTGATCGGCCTCTCGCTGAACATGGCCGCTTATGCCTGTGAAATCCTCCGTTCCGCGATCAGTTCGATTGAACGCGGCCAATGGGAAGCCGCTGCGAGTATCGGTATGACTCGCGCGCAGACCCTGCGCCGGGCCATCCTGCCGCAAGCAATGCGCACGGCGTTGCCGCCGCTGGGCAACAGCTTCATTTCGCTGGTCAAGGACACCGCGCTGGCGGCCACCATTCAAGTACCGGAGCTGTTCCGTCAGGCGCAGTTGATCACCGCCCGCACCTTCGAAATTTTCACCATGTATCTTGCCGCCGCGGTGATCTACTGGATTCTGGCAACGGTGCTGTCGCACTTCCAGAACCAGTTGGAAGCGCGGGTCAATCGGCACGACCAGGAGTCCTGA
- the tcyN gene encoding L-cystine ABC transporter ATP-binding protein TcyN produces the protein MIVVEKLTKQFKGQVVLNGIDLQVKEGEVVAIIGPSGSGKTTFLRCLNFLEEPTSGRIKVGDIEIDGSRPLNQQQSLVRRLRQHVGFVFQNFNLFPHRTALENVIEGPIVVKKIPRADAVALGKKLLAKVGLAGKEDAYPRRLSGGQQQRVAIARALAMEPEVILFDEPTSALDPELVGEVLATIRGLAEEKRTMVIVTHEMGFARDVANRVVFFDKGVIVEQGEAKALFANPKEERTKQFLSKFLNNA, from the coding sequence ATGATTGTCGTGGAAAAACTGACAAAGCAGTTCAAGGGTCAGGTGGTGCTCAACGGCATCGATCTGCAGGTGAAGGAAGGCGAGGTGGTGGCGATCATCGGCCCCAGCGGCTCGGGCAAGACCACCTTCCTGCGTTGCCTGAATTTTCTGGAGGAGCCCACCAGCGGCCGGATCAAGGTCGGCGACATCGAGATCGATGGCAGCCGTCCCCTGAACCAGCAGCAGAGCCTGGTACGACGCTTGCGCCAGCATGTAGGTTTCGTGTTCCAGAACTTCAACCTGTTCCCGCATCGCACGGCCCTGGAAAACGTCATCGAAGGACCGATCGTGGTGAAAAAAATTCCACGGGCCGACGCCGTTGCCTTGGGTAAAAAGCTGTTGGCCAAGGTCGGCCTGGCGGGCAAGGAAGATGCTTACCCGCGACGCCTCTCCGGTGGTCAGCAACAACGTGTGGCGATTGCCCGGGCCCTGGCGATGGAACCGGAAGTGATCCTGTTCGATGAACCGACCTCGGCGCTGGACCCGGAACTGGTGGGCGAAGTGTTGGCGACCATCCGCGGCCTGGCCGAGGAGAAACGCACCATGGTGATCGTCACCCACGAAATGGGTTTTGCCCGGGACGTGGCCAATCGCGTGGTGTTTTTCGACAAGGGTGTGATCGTCGAACAAGGCGAAGCCAAGGCGCTCTTTGCCAACCCGAAAGAAGAACGGACCAAGCAGTTTCTCAGCAAGTTCCTTAACAACGCTTAG
- a CDS encoding SfnB family sulfur acquisition oxidoreductase: protein MSSLADAIVQSDLDIAPLLLPAQVLRNDAQAIKAAQELAQVARLHAAKRDQQRKLPWSEIEQFTRSGLGSIAIPREYGGPQVSFVTVAEVFAIISAADPALGQIPQNQFGILNLILGTATESQKKQLFKSVLEGWRIGNAGPERGTKNTLELKARITADGDGFVINGQKFYSTGALFAHWVAVKALNDDGKQVLAFVRRGTPGLRIVDDWSGFGQRTTASGTLLLNNVRVDAELVVDNWKINDSPNTQGAVSQLIQAAIDAGIARGAIDDAIEFVKTRARPWIDAKVERASDDLYVIADIGKLKIELHAAEALLRKAGQVLDQVNAAPLTAESAARASIAVAEAKVLTTEISLLASEKLFELAGSRATLAEFNLDRHWRNARVHTLHDPVRWKYHAVGAYHLNGTLPARHSWI from the coding sequence ATGTCCAGTCTGGCAGATGCAATCGTCCAGAGTGATCTGGACATCGCCCCATTGTTGTTGCCCGCGCAGGTCTTGCGCAACGACGCACAAGCCATCAAGGCTGCCCAGGAGCTGGCGCAAGTCGCCCGCCTGCACGCCGCCAAACGCGACCAGCAGCGCAAGTTGCCCTGGTCGGAAATCGAACAGTTCACCCGCAGCGGCCTGGGCAGCATTGCCATCCCGCGTGAGTACGGCGGCCCCCAGGTTTCATTCGTCACCGTTGCCGAAGTGTTCGCGATCATTTCCGCAGCCGACCCGGCCTTGGGCCAGATCCCGCAGAACCAGTTCGGGATTCTCAACCTGATACTCGGCACCGCCACCGAGTCGCAGAAAAAACAGCTGTTCAAAAGCGTGCTCGAAGGCTGGCGAATTGGTAATGCGGGGCCGGAGCGCGGGACTAAAAATACCCTGGAGCTCAAGGCGCGGATCACTGCCGACGGCGATGGCTTCGTCATCAACGGGCAGAAGTTCTATTCCACCGGCGCCTTGTTCGCTCACTGGGTGGCCGTCAAGGCGCTGAACGACGATGGCAAGCAAGTGCTGGCCTTCGTCCGTCGCGGCACGCCGGGCTTGCGCATCGTTGATGACTGGTCGGGCTTCGGCCAGCGCACCACCGCCAGCGGCACCCTTTTGCTCAATAACGTGCGGGTCGACGCCGAACTGGTGGTGGATAACTGGAAGATCAATGACAGCCCGAACACTCAGGGCGCCGTATCGCAACTGATTCAAGCGGCCATCGACGCCGGCATCGCCCGGGGCGCTATCGATGACGCCATCGAATTCGTAAAAACCCGTGCCCGGCCCTGGATCGATGCCAAGGTCGAACGGGCCAGCGACGACCTCTACGTGATCGCCGATATCGGCAAGCTGAAAATCGAACTGCACGCCGCCGAAGCGCTGCTGCGCAAGGCCGGGCAGGTGCTCGATCAGGTCAACGCCGCGCCGCTCACCGCCGAGTCTGCGGCACGCGCCTCGATTGCCGTGGCCGAGGCCAAAGTGCTGACCACCGAGATCTCGCTGCTGGCCAGCGAAAAGCTCTTCGAACTGGCCGGCAGCCGCGCCACCCTCGCCGAATTCAACCTCGACCGCCACTGGCGCAACGCCCGAGTGCACACGCTGCACGACCCGGTGCGCTGGAAATATCACGCGGTCGGCGCTTATCACTTGAACGGCACGTTGCCCGCTCGCCACTCCTGGATTTAA
- a CDS encoding SfnB family sulfur acquisition oxidoreductase, which translates to MSLSHHVAVITSDEQALIVASDLADDFKRDSVLRDRERRLPYPELEVFSRSGLWGISVPKEYGGAGVSNVTLAKIIALIAQADGSLGQIPQNHFYALEVLRVNGSHEQKKRLYAEVLAGQRFGNALAELGTKTAHDRVTSLTRDGSGYRINGRKFYATGAIYAQRIPASVVDENGVQQLAFVPRNSKGLTVIDDWSGFGQRTTGSGSVVFEDVYVAAEDVVPFQSAFERPTTVGPLAQILHAAIDTGIARAAYEDALHFVRTKTRPWIDATHETATEDPLTLKSFGHLSIRLHATEALLERSGEFLDRAQADTNAETVAAASIAVAEARAISTEISLAAGSTLFELAGSQATLIEHGLDRHWRNARVHTLHDPVRWKYHAVGNYYLNDENPPLRGTI; encoded by the coding sequence ATGTCTCTTTCTCACCACGTCGCGGTCATCACCAGCGATGAGCAAGCCCTGATCGTCGCCAGTGACCTGGCCGACGACTTCAAACGCGACAGCGTCCTGCGCGACCGCGAACGTCGTTTGCCGTACCCGGAACTGGAGGTGTTCTCCCGTTCAGGTCTTTGGGGCATCAGCGTGCCAAAAGAATACGGCGGCGCCGGAGTTTCCAACGTCACCCTGGCCAAAATAATCGCGTTGATCGCCCAGGCTGACGGTTCACTCGGACAGATCCCGCAAAACCATTTCTACGCCCTCGAAGTGCTCCGTGTGAACGGCAGCCATGAGCAGAAAAAACGCCTGTATGCAGAGGTATTGGCCGGTCAGCGCTTCGGCAACGCACTGGCGGAACTGGGCACCAAAACCGCCCATGACCGCGTCACTAGCCTGACCCGCGACGGTAGCGGCTATCGCATCAATGGCCGCAAGTTCTACGCCACCGGCGCGATTTACGCCCAACGCATCCCCGCCTCAGTAGTGGACGAAAACGGTGTGCAGCAACTGGCCTTTGTCCCGCGCAACAGCAAAGGTCTGACGGTCATCGACGACTGGAGCGGCTTCGGCCAGCGCACCACCGGCAGCGGTTCGGTGGTGTTCGAGGATGTCTACGTCGCCGCCGAAGATGTGGTGCCGTTTCAAAGCGCGTTCGAACGCCCGACCACTGTCGGCCCATTGGCGCAGATTCTCCACGCCGCCATCGATACCGGCATTGCCCGCGCAGCCTATGAAGATGCATTGCATTTCGTGCGCACCAAAACCCGGCCGTGGATCGACGCCACGCATGAAACAGCCACCGAAGACCCGCTGACCCTCAAGAGTTTCGGCCACTTGAGTATTCGTCTGCACGCCACCGAAGCCTTGCTGGAACGCTCCGGCGAATTCCTCGACCGGGCCCAGGCCGACACCAATGCCGAGACCGTCGCCGCCGCGTCGATTGCGGTTGCCGAAGCCCGGGCCATCAGCACAGAAATCTCGCTCGCCGCCGGCAGCACGTTGTTCGAATTAGCCGGTAGCCAGGCAACTCTGATCGAGCACGGCCTGGATCGCCACTGGCGCAACGCCCGGGTACACACCCTGCACGACCCAGTGCGCTGGAAATATCACGCGGTGGGCAATTACTACCTCAACGATGAAAACCCTCCATTGCGAGGGACGATCTGA
- a CDS encoding LLM class flavin-dependent oxidoreductase, which yields MADAKKKILLNAFNMNCIGHINHGLWTHPRDTSTQYKTIEYWTELAQLLERGLFDGLFIADIVGVYDVYQNSVDVPLKESIQLPVNDPLLLVSAMAAVTKNLGFGLTANLTYEPPYLFARRLSTLDHLSRGRVGWNIVTGYLDSAAKAMGLSEQVEHDRRYDQADEYLQVLYKLWEGSWENGAVLNDREQRIYAQPDKVHKVEHKGEFYQVEGYHLCEPSPQRTPVLFQAGSSDRGLLFAGRHAECVFISGQNKPATRIQVDKVRASAVEAGRKPEDIKVFMGLNVIVGATEALAWAKHAEYLSYASAEAGVAHFSASTGIDFSEYELDEPIQYVKSNAIQSATKNLQNNDWTRRKLLEQHALGGRYITVVGSPEQVADELESWIAETGLDGFNLTRIVTPESYVDFIELVIPELQRRGSYKTAYDDGSLREKLFHGEAHLPEQHTGSAFRR from the coding sequence ATGGCCGATGCCAAAAAGAAGATCCTGCTCAACGCGTTCAACATGAACTGCATCGGGCACATCAACCATGGTCTGTGGACCCATCCGCGGGACACGTCCACCCAGTACAAGACGATCGAATACTGGACCGAACTGGCACAGCTGCTGGAGCGCGGGCTATTCGACGGTCTGTTCATCGCCGACATCGTCGGCGTGTACGACGTCTACCAGAACTCGGTCGACGTGCCGCTCAAAGAGTCGATCCAGTTGCCGGTCAACGACCCGCTATTGCTGGTATCGGCCATGGCTGCGGTCACCAAAAACCTCGGCTTCGGCCTGACCGCCAACCTGACCTACGAGCCGCCGTATCTGTTCGCCCGACGCCTGTCGACCCTCGATCACCTGAGTCGTGGGCGGGTCGGCTGGAACATCGTCACCGGCTATCTCGACAGTGCCGCCAAGGCCATGGGCCTGAGCGAGCAGGTGGAGCACGACCGCCGCTACGACCAGGCCGACGAATACCTGCAAGTGCTCTACAAACTCTGGGAAGGCAGCTGGGAAAACGGCGCGGTGCTCAACGACCGTGAGCAACGGATCTACGCCCAGCCGGATAAAGTGCACAAGGTCGAGCACAAGGGCGAGTTCTATCAGGTCGAGGGTTATCACCTCTGCGAGCCGTCGCCGCAACGCACGCCGGTGCTGTTCCAGGCTGGCAGCTCGGATCGCGGTTTGCTGTTCGCCGGGCGGCATGCCGAGTGCGTGTTCATCAGCGGCCAGAACAAACCGGCGACCCGGATTCAGGTGGACAAGGTTCGCGCCAGCGCCGTCGAGGCCGGGCGCAAGCCTGAGGACATCAAGGTGTTCATGGGCTTGAACGTGATCGTTGGCGCTACCGAAGCGCTGGCCTGGGCCAAGCATGCCGAGTACCTGAGCTACGCCAGCGCCGAGGCCGGCGTGGCGCACTTTTCGGCGTCCACCGGGATCGATTTTTCCGAATACGAACTCGACGAACCGATCCAGTACGTGAAGAGCAACGCCATCCAGTCCGCCACCAAGAACCTGCAAAACAACGACTGGACCCGCCGCAAACTGCTGGAACAACACGCCCTCGGCGGCCGCTACATCACCGTGGTCGGCTCGCCTGAGCAAGTGGCCGATGAGTTGGAATCGTGGATCGCCGAAACCGGCCTCGACGGCTTCAACCTGACACGGATCGTCACCCCGGAAAGCTATGTGGATTTCATTGAGCTGGTGATTCCCGAGTTGCAACGCAGGGGCTCGTACAAGACCGCTTACGACGACGGCAGTCTGCGGGAAAAGCTGTTTCACGGCGAAGCGCATTTGCCTGAGCAACACACCGGCTCGGCGTTCAGACGCTAA
- a CDS encoding MetQ/NlpA family ABC transporter substrate-binding protein, which translates to MTKKLLSHPVKALALALGLFSSVTFAADAPLKVGTTAAFAIPLEAAVEEASKQGLKVELVEFSDWIAPNVSLASGDIDVNYFQHIPFLENAKAAAGFDLVPFAPGIINNVGLYSKKYKSFDELPEGASVAIANDPINSGRGLQLLAKAGLITLKPGVGYKATEEDITANPKKIKILQVEAVQLVRAYDDADLVQGYPAYIRLSKTFDASSALLFDGLDHKEYVIQFVIQPKSKTDPRLIKFVDIYQHSPAVRAALDKAHGKLYQAGWES; encoded by the coding sequence ATGACCAAAAAACTCTTATCCCACCCAGTCAAAGCACTGGCCCTGGCCCTCGGCCTCTTCAGCTCCGTCACCTTCGCCGCCGACGCGCCGCTGAAGGTCGGCACCACCGCCGCCTTCGCCATTCCCCTGGAGGCCGCCGTAGAGGAAGCCAGCAAACAAGGCCTGAAAGTCGAACTGGTGGAATTCAGCGACTGGATCGCCCCCAACGTCAGCCTCGCCTCGGGCGACATCGACGTGAACTATTTCCAGCACATCCCGTTCCTGGAAAACGCCAAGGCCGCGGCCGGATTTGACCTGGTGCCGTTCGCCCCGGGCATCATCAACAACGTCGGCCTTTATTCGAAGAAATACAAAAGCTTCGATGAGTTGCCCGAAGGCGCCAGCGTGGCCATCGCCAACGACCCGATTAACAGCGGTCGCGGTCTGCAACTGTTGGCCAAGGCCGGCCTGATCACCCTCAAACCGGGCGTCGGCTACAAGGCCACCGAAGAAGACATCACCGCCAACCCGAAGAAAATCAAGATTCTCCAGGTCGAAGCCGTGCAACTGGTACGCGCCTACGATGACGCCGATCTGGTCCAGGGCTACCCGGCTTACATCCGTCTGTCGAAGACCTTCGATGCCAGTTCCGCCCTGCTGTTCGATGGCCTCGATCACAAGGAATACGTGATCCAATTCGTGATCCAGCCGAAAAGCAAAACCGACCCGCGCCTGATCAAGTTCGTCGACATCTATCAGCACTCGCCAGCCGTTCGCGCGGCACTGGATAAAGCCCACGGCAAGCTCTATCAAGCCGGCTGGGAAAGCTGA
- a CDS encoding methionine ABC transporter ATP-binding protein has product MTAALQRRLETPEPHSAARTELHPELNRAHVRFIGLGKTYTGQQGPVAALHGIDLAIQRGEVFGIIGRSGAGKSSLIRTINRLEQPSSGRVLIDQVDIGEFDEERLVALRRRIGMIFQHFNLMSAKTVWQNVELPLKVAGVPKEKREQKVRELLELVGLQGKHKAYPAQLSGGQKQRVGIARALVHDPEILLCDEATSALDPETTQSILGLLREINQRLGLTIVLITHEMAVIRDICDRVVVLEHGRIVEQGPVWEVFGNPQHEVSKTLLAPLQHGLPDELQSRLRAQPQSSDAAVVLRLQFTGNTRDEPDLAALFGALGGRVRLLQGGVERIQGHALGQLLLAVTGSSLDAEQLRQRAGHWAQQVEVLGYVV; this is encoded by the coding sequence ATGACCGCCGCCCTCCAACGGCGACTGGAGACTCCAGAGCCGCACAGTGCTGCACGCACCGAGCTGCACCCCGAGCTCAACCGTGCCCATGTGCGCTTCATCGGCCTGGGCAAAACCTACACCGGCCAGCAAGGTCCGGTGGCGGCCCTGCACGGTATCGACCTGGCAATCCAGCGCGGCGAAGTGTTCGGCATCATCGGGCGCAGCGGCGCCGGCAAGTCGTCGCTGATCCGCACCATCAACCGCCTCGAACAACCGAGCAGCGGGCGCGTGCTGATCGATCAAGTGGACATCGGCGAGTTCGATGAAGAGCGCCTGGTGGCGCTGCGCCGGCGCATCGGCATGATCTTCCAGCACTTCAATCTGATGTCGGCCAAAACCGTTTGGCAGAACGTCGAGTTGCCGCTGAAAGTCGCCGGTGTGCCCAAGGAAAAACGCGAGCAGAAGGTCCGTGAATTGCTCGAACTGGTCGGCCTACAAGGCAAGCACAAGGCTTATCCGGCGCAGCTTTCCGGCGGGCAGAAACAACGTGTCGGCATCGCCCGTGCGTTGGTGCATGACCCGGAAATTCTGCTGTGCGACGAGGCCACTTCGGCCCTCGACCCGGAGACAACCCAATCGATCCTCGGCCTGTTGCGCGAGATCAATCAGCGACTGGGCCTGACCATCGTGCTGATTACCCACGAGATGGCGGTGATCCGCGATATCTGCGATCGGGTCGTGGTGCTGGAGCACGGACGAATCGTCGAGCAAGGGCCGGTCTGGGAAGTCTTCGGCAACCCGCAGCATGAGGTCAGCAAGACCTTGCTCGCACCGCTGCAACACGGCCTGCCGGACGAACTGCAAAGCCGCTTACGGGCACAGCCGCAGTCTTCGGACGCCGCCGTGGTGCTGCGTTTGCAGTTCACCGGCAATACACGCGACGAGCCAGACCTGGCGGCGCTGTTCGGCGCCCTCGGTGGCCGCGTGCGTTTGCTGCAAGGGGGTGTGGAACGGATTCAGGGCCATGCGCTGGGGCAATTGCTGCTGGCGGTGACCGGTTCGTCCCTCGATGCCGAGCAATTGCGTCAGCGCGCCGGTCATTGGGCGCAACAGGTGGAGGTGCTGGGTTATGTGGTTTGA
- a CDS encoding methionine ABC transporter permease produces MWFDRLLQGFIDTFLMVGVSSLIALLAGIPLAVILVTSAKGGIYEAPALNRALGAFVNLFRSIPFLILMVALIPFTRLIVGTTYGVWAAVVPLTIAATPFFARIAEVSLREVDHGLIEAAQAMGCRRWHIVWHVLLPEALPGIVGGFTITLVTMINSSAMAGAIGAGGLGDIAYRYGYQRFDSQIMLTVIVLLVVLVAGIQLGGDRLARGLNKR; encoded by the coding sequence ATGTGGTTTGATCGGTTGCTGCAAGGTTTCATCGACACCTTCCTGATGGTCGGCGTGTCGTCGCTGATCGCGCTGCTGGCGGGCATTCCGTTGGCAGTGATCCTGGTTACCAGCGCCAAAGGCGGGATCTACGAAGCACCGGCCCTGAACCGCGCACTGGGCGCGTTCGTGAACCTGTTCCGCTCGATTCCGTTTCTGATTTTGATGGTGGCGCTGATTCCGTTCACCCGGCTGATCGTCGGCACCACGTATGGCGTGTGGGCGGCGGTGGTGCCGCTGACCATCGCCGCCACGCCGTTCTTTGCGCGCATCGCCGAAGTCAGTTTGCGCGAGGTCGACCACGGGTTGATCGAAGCGGCACAAGCGATGGGCTGCCGACGCTGGCATATCGTCTGGCATGTGCTGTTGCCTGAAGCGCTGCCGGGGATTGTCGGTGGTTTCACCATTACATTGGTGACGATGATCAACTCCTCGGCCATGGCCGGGGCGATTGGTGCCGGTGGGTTGGGCGACATTGCGTATCGTTATGGGTATCAGCGGTTTGATAGCCAGATCATGTTGACGGTGATTGTGCTGCTGGTGGTGTTGGTGGCGGGGATTCAGTTGGGCGGGGATCGGCTGGCGCGGGGGTTGAACAAGCGCTGA